Proteins encoded in a region of the Petroclostridium xylanilyticum genome:
- a CDS encoding tRNA 2-thiocytidine biosynthesis TtcA family protein — MKRILSLVRKAVEDYDMIEDGDRIAVGVSGGKDSLTLLRALKALQRFYPKKFELEAITLSMGFDNFDLSGVRKMCEELGITYTVKPTNIAEVIFDIRKETNPCSLCAKMRRGALHDVALELGCKKVALGHHHDDVIETFFLSLFFEGRINCFSPVTYLDRKGIYLIRPMIYVPEKEIKGFSRRMELPVAFNPCPANGNTKRQYIKDLLKALNRENKGLKDRLFGAIQRSEIDGWKLERD, encoded by the coding sequence ATGAAGCGTATTCTCAGCTTAGTACGCAAGGCTGTTGAGGATTATGACATGATTGAGGACGGCGATAGAATCGCTGTAGGCGTATCCGGTGGGAAGGATAGCCTGACCCTGCTTAGGGCATTAAAGGCTCTGCAGAGGTTCTATCCTAAGAAGTTTGAACTGGAAGCTATTACTCTTTCCATGGGTTTTGACAACTTTGACCTGTCCGGTGTCCGGAAAATGTGTGAGGAACTGGGGATAACCTATACCGTAAAGCCTACAAATATTGCAGAGGTTATCTTTGATATACGAAAAGAAACCAATCCCTGCTCATTATGTGCGAAAATGCGAAGGGGAGCCTTGCATGATGTTGCGCTTGAGCTTGGCTGTAAGAAAGTTGCATTGGGACATCACCATGATGATGTGATTGAAACTTTCTTCTTAAGTTTGTTTTTTGAAGGCAGGATTAATTGCTTCTCTCCGGTAACTTATCTGGATAGGAAAGGTATATACCTTATCCGTCCCATGATTTATGTACCGGAAAAGGAAATCAAAGGTTTTTCCAGAAGGATGGAACTGCCTGTAGCATTCAATCCATGCCCGGCTAACGGTAATACCAAGAGGCAGTATATAAAGGATTTATTAAAGGCTTTGAATAGGGAAAATAAAGGATTAAAAGACAGGTTGTTCGGAGCAATACAGAGGTCTGAAATTGATGGATGGAAATTAGAAAGAGACTGA